One stretch of Oncorhynchus masou masou isolate Uvic2021 chromosome 9, UVic_Omas_1.1, whole genome shotgun sequence DNA includes these proteins:
- the LOC135545557 gene encoding ankyrin repeat and KH domain-containing protein 1-like isoform X11 yields MQDAVTGTRMLTDAFEDEIDSVTPRTPAVGMGVGATPGVGLRGIGIGVGGKKVRLFGEPGGPTTDRLDFKLAAAAVLSSGPGSNSDEDEVSEVESFILDQEDLENPIMKTASELLLSSATDGVDLRTVDPETQARLEALLEAAGIGKLSTADGKAFADPEVLRRLTSSVSCALDEAAAALTRMRAENTLNAGQADNLVIFSRSLAEACSDGDVNAVRKLLDEGRSVNEHTEEGESLLCLACSAGYYELAQVLLAMHANVEDRGIKGDITPLMAAASGGYVDIVKLLLVHGADANAQSSTGNTALTYACAGGFVDVVKVLLKEGANIEDHNENGHTPLMEGASAGHVEVARVLLEYGAGINTHSNEFKESALTLACYKGHLDMVRFLLEAGADQEHKTDEMHTALMEACMDGHVEVARLLLDSGAQVNMPADSFESPLTLAACGGHVDLAALLIERGANLEEVNDEGYTPLMEAAREGHEEMVALLLAQGANINAQTEETQETALTLSCCGGFLEVADFLIKAGADIELGCSTPLMEAAQEGHLELVKYLLTAGANVHATTATGDTALTYACENGHTDVADVLLQTGADLEHESEGGRTPLMKAARAGHLCTVQFLISKGANVNRATANKDHTVVSLACAGGHLAVVELLLTHGADPTHRLKDGSTMLIEAAKGGHTNVVSYLLDFPNNILSVPAPDLCQLTPPSQDPSQVPRVPFQALAMVVPPQEPDRAPSNITTPPPPVASKGSSKQRHAATPSSPCSPGGVRPGPGPGDAEALPPFHLCQPLECIVEETEGKLNELGQRISAIEKAQLQSLELIQGEPLTKDKIEELKKSREEQVQKKKKILKELQKVERQLQLKTQQQFTKEYMEAKGLKEEQEAGQGPGPGPGEGANTTMPGVLTATPGVNTRTQPGSDTGSDEENREEEEEEEEEEDDEEDDEDEEDDDDDDDDDEVEDYAKLPQVDTILYRDGQQPPLPPSPSPHPLCSPHSHLHPPPPPLQTAFVPIQPLPEYSPCPADYPCPGSTSPELQRVLVGQQMLGQGQGLGSGMVGQQAPDGLMVASPAQTLTDTLDDIMAAAVGSRVPMLNTTTSPTPLSDPLSQTPSNMGSPPSPLPLYPSVDIDAHTESNHDTALTLACAGGHEELVSVLIARGANIEHRDKKGFTPLILAATAGHVGVVELLLDKGGDIEAQSERTKDTPLSLACSGGRQEVVELLLLRGANKEHRNVSDYTPLSLAASGGYVNIIKILLNAGSEINSRTGSKLGISPLMLAAMNGHVPAVKLLLDMGSDINAQIETNRNTALTLACFQGRAEVVSLLLDRKANVEHRAKTGLTPLMEAASGGYAEVGRVLLDKGADVNAPPVPSSRDTALTIAADKGHYKFCELLINRGAHIDVRNKKGNTPLWLAANGGHFDVVQLLVQAGADVDAADNRKITPLMAAFRKGHVKVVQYLVKEVNQFPSDIECMRYIATIADKELLKKCHQCMETIVKAKDQQAAEANKNASILLKELDLEKSREESKKQALAAKREKRKEKRKKKKEEQKKKQEEEEEEEEEQEQKTNKEEGEEDYEMQKQDDSAEEVDPPIDPPSATTTTTIGIPATSPSFSSVFGKRASVATTTSTNRKSKKNKTKDSSPSEPIIRQDPQVVLAQHKANKIHGDLRGGAGGAGGTSDSDPLDSTDCASESSSSGGKSQELNFLPDLSSSSSSSSSSSSSGPSHSLQPGPEKRHCHTLHPVTVSISKPTQKAADMSELTPSSSVPSQFKTMSLPVTSSNSKSLTSPKRGQKREEGWKEVVRRSKKLSVPASVVSRIMGRGGCNITAIQDVTGAHIDVDKQKDKNGERMITIRGGTESTRHAVQLINSLIQDPAKELEDLIPRNHIRAPGSKTTSAPFPTPTGANLNLTIGAKALGSLVTSSGVSFQSSSSQTGGKMGKGLSGVRQPFPVSLPLAYAHPQLALLAAQTMHQIRLPRLPMAQFGGTFSPAASTWGPFPVRPLSPSSANSSPKHNGGSSGNNQTRSNLSSHNEHNNTSSTGSSVSSPSASNSQTTTTTGSPHTPNHPHGAQAQPSAPTPSSVRKQLFTSDPKHTGINSVSMVTATTVSSHSVRGTVSPAHQHTGLMATYAPNTPHPQVAPISQPPKSPPSAPTAPPGKEKLTPSLSQEGQHVSVNNVVSSGGFTAPAMAAPSKPEPRQQQQQPPPPLTSTTSSDPPPPLQSSSHLPPSSSAPSHKHPNSTVPHFSAPAPRISHRMQPPTGPYYQHPNQQQQQPFLPHNTQQQHEHPKQKLPQPPSMPPQPQSSMGLMNGSPMQQQVHGGAKPQQMPPNFGPAALFNHFSSMFDNNNQVGNNQVWGACHLPARSPPEQQYSAPPAYMGQMEGMMAPPPDSSKAPGYRSASQRMVNSPIALTSYATSMSGSPVYLHGPAAVGTPSFSRQHFSPHPWSAATSGESQAVPPPSTVPSSGPVAPPPHQAKQGSSQQDRKVPPPIGTERLARIRQTTVNPPLLQTSYTAPVGQGGIWSFGVGSASEAMSGWSQPLMGSHVIHPGLQADHTFSQYQPMEQDDTGISNPANYHQQHINHPNNYMDFPKGMAMSMYGGTMLPPNPPMGEGPGGAMFNGLHAADPAWSPIIKVVPNNADNTDPQQVWPGTWPPHVHLNHVN; encoded by the exons GCATTGGTAAACTGTCAACTGCGGATGGTAAAGCGTTTGCAGATCCCGAGGTGCTGCGGAGGCTGACGTCCTCAGTGAGCTGTGCCCTGGACGAGGCGGCTGCTGCCCTGACGCGCATGAGAGCAGAGAACACACTCAACGCTGGCCAGGCCGACAA TCTGGTTATTTTCAGCCGTAGTCTAGCAGAGGCGTGTTCGGACGGAGACGTGAACGCCGTGAGGAAGCTGCTAGACGAGGGGCGGAGCGTCAACGAACACactgaggaaggagagagtcTTCTCTGCCTTGCCTGCTCTGCTGGATACTATGAACTCGCacag GTGCTGCTCGCCATGCATGCCAACGTGGAGGACCGGGGGATTAAAGGTGACATCACTCCCCTGATGGCGGCGGCGAGCGGCGGTTACGTGGACATCGTCAAGCTGCTCCTGGTCCACGGGGCTGACGCCAACGCACAGTCCTCTACCG gtaACACAGCCCTGACGTATGCGTGTGCTGGGGGGTTTGTGGATGTGGTGAAGGTTCTCCTGAAGGAGGGGGCCAACATCGAGGACCACAATGAGAACGGACACACCCCTCTAATGGAGGGGGCAAGCGCGGGCCACGTGGAGGTGGCCAGGGTTCTGCTGGAGTACGGCGCCGGGATCAACACACACTCCAACGAGTTCAAGGAGAGCGCCCTCACACTCGCCTGCTACAAAG gtcATCTGGACATGGTGAGGTTTCTGCTGGAAGCCGGGGCAGATCAGGAGCATAAGACAGATGAGATGCACACAGCGCTGATGGAAGCCTGCATG GATGGGCATGTGGAGGTGGCACGGCTGCTGTTGGACAGCGGGGCGCAGGTCAACATGCCAGCTGACTCCTTCGAGTCGCCCCTCACCCTGGCAGCCTGCGGCGGGCATGTGGATCTAGCAGCTCTGCTCATAGAGAGAGGGGCCAACCTAGAGGAG GTGAATGATGAAGGTTACACTCCTCTGATGGAGGCAGCCAGAGAAGGTCATGAAGAGATGGTGGCCCTGCTACTGGCTCAGG gTGCGAACATCAACGCCCAGACGGAGGAGACCCAGGAAACAGCCCTGACGCTGTCCTGCTGTGGAGGGTTCCTGGAGGTGGCCGACTTCCTCATCAAGGCCGGGGCCGACATCGAGCTGGGCTGCTCCACGCCTCTCATGGAGGCTGCACAGGAGGGTCACCTGGAGCTGGTCAAATACCTCCTGACTGCAG GGGCAAACGTGCACGCTACGACGGCGACAGGAGACACAGCGCTGACGTACGCGTGTGAGAACGGACACACTGATGTGGCCGACGTTCTACTGCAGACTGGAGCTGATCTG GAGCATGAGTCCGAGGGGGGGAGGACACCCCTGATGAAGGCAGCCAGAGCAGGACACCTCTGCACCGTGCAGTTCCTCATCAGCAAGG GTGCTAATGTGAACAGAGCGACGGCTAACAAGGACCACACGGTGGTGTCTCTGGCCTGCGCTGGAGGACACCTGGCTGTGGTAGAGCTGCTGCTGACGCACGGAGCTGACCCCACACACAGACTGAAg GACGGCTCGACAATGCTGATTGAAGCTGCTAAGGGAGGTCACACCAACGTGGTGTCCTATCTGCTAGACTTCCCTAACAACATCCTGTCTGTCCCCGCGCCCGACCTCTGCCAACTCACACCCCCCTCACAAGACCCCTCTCAG GTTCCTCGTGTCCCATTCCAAGCCCTGGCCATGGTGGTGCCCCCCCAGGAGCCAGACAGAGCCCCTTCCAACATCACCACACCCCCGCCACCTGTCGCCAGCAAAG GTTCGTCCAAGCAGAGACACGCTGCCACCCCTTCCAGCCCCTGCAGTCCAGGGGGGGTACGTCCCGGCCCGGGTCCCGGGGATGCAGAGGCCTTGCCCCCCTTCCACCTGTGCCAGCCCCTGGAGTGTATcgtggaggagacagaggggaagctTAATGAGCTGGGCCAGAGGATCTCAGCCATAGAGAAGGCACAGCTGCAGTCTCTGGAACTCATCCAGGGAGAGCCGCTCACCAAAGACAAGATTGAAGAGCTGAAGAAGAGCCGGGAGGAGCAG gtccagaagaagaagaagatcctGAAGGAGCTGCAGAAGGTGGAGCGCCAGCTGCAGTTGAAGACCCAGCAGCAGTTCACCAAAGAGTACATGGAGGCCAAGGGCCTGAAGGAAGAGCAGGAGGCAGGCCAGGGCCCGGGACCAGGGCCGGGGGAAGGGGCCAACACTACCATGCCTGGGGTCCTCACAGCAACACCAGGGGTTAACACGCGCACACAGCCCGGGTCGGACACAGGGTCtgacgaggagaacagagaggaggaggaggaggaggaagaagaagaggatgatgaggag GATGACGaagatgaggaggatgatgatgatgatgacgacgaCGATGAGGTGGAAGATTACGCTAAACTACCCCAGGTGGACACCATCCTCTACAGGGATGGACAGCAGCCCCCCCTGCCCCCCTCGCCCTCACCCCATCCCCTATGCTCCCCCCACTCccatctccacccccctcccccccccctccagactGCCTTCGTACCCATCCAGCCCCTACCTGAGTACAGCCCGTGCCCAGCTGACTACCCCTGCCCTGGCAGTACCAGCCCTGAGCTGCAGAGGGTACTGGTGGGCCAGCAGATGCTGGGTcaaggtcaggggttaggatcaGGGATGGTAGGGCAGCAGGCCCCAGACGGACTCATGGTGGCTTCGCCCGCTCAGACGCTTACAGACACGCTGGATGACATCATGGCAG CAGCGGTGGGCAGCAGAGTACCCATGTTGAACACTACAACGTCTCCAACCCCCCTGTCTGACCCCCTGTCACAGACCCCCTCCAATATGGGCTCACCCCCCTCCCCActgcccctctacccctctgtgGACATCGACGCACAC ACGGAGAGTAACCATGACACTGCGCTGACGCTGGCATGTGCCGGAGGACACGAGGAGCTGGTGTCTGTTCTCATCGCACGAGGAGCCAACATCGAGCATCGCGACAAGAAGG gcttCACCCCTCTGATCCTGGCTGCGACAGCGGGCCACGTAGGGGTGGTGGAGCTCCTTCTGGATAAAGGGGGTGACATAGAGGCCCAGTCGGAGAGAACCAAAGACACGCCCCTCTCCCTGGCCTGCTCAGGGGGACGACAAGAG gtGGTGGAGCTGTTGCTGTTGCGAGGAGCCAACAAAGAGCATCGTAACGTGTCAGACTACACCCCTTTGAGCCTGGCGGCGTCTGGAGGCTACGTCAACATCATCAAGATCCTCCTCAACGCCGGCTCAGAGATCAACTCCAG GACGGGCAGTAAGCTGGGTATCTCTCCCCTGATGCTGGCAGCGATGAATGGTCACGTCCCTGCGGTCAAGCTGCTGCTGGACATGGGCTCCGACATCAACGCTCAGATCGAGACTAACAGGAACACGGCTCTGACTCTGGCCTGCTTCCAGGGCCGGGCTGAGGTGGTCAGTCTGCTGCTGGACCGCAAGGCCAACGTAGAGCACAGAGCCAAG ACTGGTCTGACCCCTCTAATGGAGGCAGCGTCGGGGGGCTATGCTGAGGTGGGCCGGGTGCTGCTGGATAAAGGGGCTGACGTCAACGCCCCTCCTGTCCCCTCGTCCCGAGACACAGCCCTCACCATCGCTGCAGACAAGGGCCACTACAAGTTCTGTGAGCTACTCATCAACAG GGGGGCTCACATTGATGTTCGCAACAAGAAGGGGAACACACCTCTGTGGCTGGCGGCCAACGGCGGCCATTTTGACGTGGTTCAGCTGCTGGTGCAGGCTGGGGCCGACGTAGACGCTGCAGACAACCGCAAGATCACACCGCTCATGGCTGCCTTCCGTAAG GGTCATGTAAAGGTGGTTCAGTACCTGGTAAAGGAGGTCAACCAGTTCCCCTCAGACATTGAGTGTATGAGATACATCGCCACCATCGCTGACAAG gagTTGTTGAAGAAGTGCCATCAGTGCATGGAGACCATCGTCAAAGCCAAAGACCAGCAGGCTGCTGAAGCCAACAAGAACGCCAGCATTCTCCTCAAGGAGCTCGACCTGGAGAAGTCCAGAGAGGAGAGCAAGAAGCAGGCCCTGGCCGCCAAGAGAGAGAAACGCAAGGAGAAAcgcaagaagaagaaggaggagcagaagaaaaagcaggaggaggaggaagaggaggaggaggagcaggagcagaAGACAAacaaggaggagggggaggaggactaTGAGATGCAGAAGCAGGATGACTCCGCTGAGG aaGTGGACCCCCCCATCGACCCCCCCAGTGCGACCACTACCACCACAATCGGTATTCCCGCCACCTCGCCCTCTTTCAGCTCTGTGTTCGGCAAGAGGGCCAGTGTTGCCACGACGACCAGCACCAACCGCAAGAGCAAGAAGAACAAGACCAAGGACTCCTCCCCCAGCGAACCAATCATACGGCAGGACCCACAG gtggtgctgGCACAGCACAAGGCAAACAAGATCCATGGCGACCTGCGGGGCGGGGCTGGGGGTGCAGGGGGCACCAGCGACTCAGACCCCCTGGACAGCACCGACTGTGCCAgtgagagtagcagcagtgggggCAAGAGCCAGGAGCTCAACTTCCTCCctgacctctcctcttcctcctcttcctcttcatcctcttcGTCCTCGGGCCCCTCTCACAGCCTGCAACCAGGCCCAGAGAAGAGACACTGTCATACGCTACACCCAGTCACCGTCTCCATTTCCAAACCTACACAGAA agcTGCAGACATGAGTGAGTTGACCCCCAGCAGCTCTGTACCGTCCCAGTTTAAGACCATGTCTCTCCCCGTCACATCCTCCAACAGCAAGAGCCTCACCAGCCCCAAgaggggacagaagagagaggagggttggaaGGAGGTGGTGAGACG GTCCAAGAAGCTGTCGGTCCCGGCCTCGGTGGTGTCGAGGATCATGGGTCGAGGAGGCTGCAACATCACAGCTATACAGGACGTGACGGGAGCACACATCGACGTGGACAAACAGAAAGACAAGAACGGAGAGAGAATGATCACCATCAG AGGTGGCACAGAGTCAACACGCCACGCAGTCCAGCTGATCAACTCTCTGATCCAGGACCCAGCCAAGGAACTAGAGGACCTGATCCCCAGGAACCACATCAGGGCCCCGGGCTCCAAGACCACCTCAGCCCCATTCCCCACCCCCACTGGAGCTAACCTTAACCTCACCATCGGTgccaaggccctgggctccctggTCACGTCCTCTGGGGTCTCCTTCCAGTCCTCTTCCTCTCAGACAGGGGGTAAGATGGGTAAGGGTCTGTCTGGGGTGAGGCAGCCCttccctgtgtctctccccctGGCCTACGCCCATCCCCAGCTGGCCCTCCTGGCAGCCCAGACCATGCATCAGATCAGGCTCCCCAGGCTGCCCATGGCCCAGTTTGGTGGGACCTTCTCCCCTGCCGCCAGCACCTGGGGCCCGTTCCCGGTGCGGCCTCTGAGTCCCAGTAGCGCCAACAGCTCCCCCAAACACaacggtggtagtagtggtaacaaCCAGACCAGATCCAACTTGTCTAGTCATAATGAGCACAATAACACATCATCCACgggctcctctgtctccagtcctAGTGCCTCTAACAGTCAGACCACTACGACTACAGGGTCACCCCACACCCCTAACCACCCTCATGGGGCCCAGGCCCAACCCAGTGCCCCCACCCCTTCCTCAGTCAGGAAACAGCTGTTCACCtctgaccccaagcacacagggATCAACTCTGTCTCCATGGTTACTGCCACCACTGTCAGTAGTCACTCAGTAAGAGGTACAGTGTCTCCCGCCCACCAACACACGGGCTTAATGGCTACGTATGCCCCTAACACTCCTCATCCCCAGGTTGCACCCATCTCTCAGCCCCCCAAGTCACCTCCCAGCGCCCCCACTGCTCCCCCAGGCAAGGAGAAGctgaccccctccctctctcaggaggGCCAGCACGTCTCAGTCAACAATGTGGTTAGTTCAGGTGGTTTCACCGCCCCAGCCATGGCTGCCCCCTCCAAACCTGAGCCCcgccagcagcagcaacaaccccctcctcccctaacctccaccacctcatcagacccccctccacctctccagtCCAGCTCCcacctccccccatcctcctccgcCCCCTCACACAAACACCCCAACAGCACCGTACCCCACTTCTCGGCTCCCGCTCCCCGCATCTCACACCGCATGCAGCCCCCGACAGGGCCCTACTACCAACACCCcaaccagcagcagcaacaaccgTTCCTACCCCACAACACACAGCAACAACATGAGCACCCCAAACAGAAGCTGCCCCAGCCCCCCTCCATGCCCCCTCAGCCCCAGTCCTCCATGGGTCTGATGAACGGCTCTCCAATGCAGCAGCAGGTCCATGGTGGGGCCAAGCCCCAGCAGATGCCCCCTAACTTCGGCCCTGCAGCCCTCTTCAACCATTTCAGCAGCATGTTCGACAACAACAACCAG GTGGGTAACAACCAGGTATGGGGTGCGTGCCACCTCCCTGCCCGCTCCCCTCCTGAGCAGCAGTATTCTGCCCCTCCCGCCTACATGGGCCAGATGGAAGGCATGATGGCCCCTCCTCCAGACAGCTCCAAGGCCCCTGGGTACCGCTCTGCCTCACAGAGGATGGTCAACAGTCCTATTG CTTTGACCAGCTATGCTACCAGTATGTCTGGTAGTCCAGTCTATCTACACGGGCCAGCAGCTGTGGGCACCCCCTCCTTCAGCAGACAGCACTTCTCCCCTCACCCCTGGAGCGCTGCCACATCAG GCGAGTCCCAGGCGGTGCCCCCTCCCTCCACGGTGCCATCGTCTGGCCCCGTGGCCCCCCCTCCCCACCAGGCCAAGCAGGGCAGCAGCCAGCAGGACAGGAAGGTGCCTCCTCCCATCGGGACAGAGAGGCTGGCGAGGATCAGACAGACCACCGTCAACCCTCCTCTCCTACAGACCTCCTACACCGCTCCTGTAGGACAGGGAGGCATCTGGTCCTTCGGAGTTGGCAGCGCCTCGG AAGCCATGTCAGGTTGGTCTCAGCCCCTGATGGGCAGTCACGTGATCCACCCTGGGCTGCAGGCGGACCACACCTTTTCCCAGTACCAGCCCATGGAGCAGGACGACACCGGCATCTCTAACCCCGCTAACTACCACCAGCAACACATCAACCACCCCAACAACTACATGGACTTccccaag GGTATGGCCATGTCGATGTATGGAGGGACCATGCTGCCCCCCAACCCCCCTATGGGAGAGGGTCCAGGGGGTGCGATGTTCAACGGACTACACGCTGCCGACCCTGCATGGAGCCCCATCATCAAGGTGGTCCCCAACAACGCAGACAACACAGACCCACAGCAG GTGTGGCCTGGGACCTGGCCTCCTCATGTACACCTGAACCACGTCAACTAG